A single window of Eucalyptus grandis isolate ANBG69807.140 chromosome 1, ASM1654582v1, whole genome shotgun sequence DNA harbors:
- the LOC104454100 gene encoding OVARIAN TUMOR DOMAIN-containing deubiquitinating enzyme 7, protein MQMFLMVMAGDDASGNSEEQREEPVEETNKENPPSNSAKRTHDDGSAQREDKKIPRNKACPCGSKKNYKSCCESGTGKVSAISNDQALESR, encoded by the exons ATGCAGATGTTTCTCATGGTAATGGCTG GTGATGATGCCAGTGGAAATTCTGAGGAACAGAGAGAGGAACCCGTGGAAGAGACCAATAAAGAAAATCCACCTAGCAATAGCGCTAAACGGACTCATGATGATGGCAGTGCCCAGCGAGAAGACAAG AAAATTCCAAGAAACAAGGCTTGTCCATGTGGTTCAAAAAAGAACTACAAGTCCTGTTGCGAGTCAGGGACAGGGAAAGTCTCTGCAATTTCCAA TGATCAAGCTCTTGAATCCAGATaa